The segment TACGGCTACCTTGTTACGACTTCGTCCCAATCGCCAATCCCACCTTCGACCGCTCCCCCCAAAAAGGTTAGGCCACGGGCTTCGGGTGTTACCAACTTTCGTGACGTGACGGGCGGTGTGTACAAGGCCCGAGAACGTATTCACCGCAGCGTTGCTGATCTGCGATTACTAGCGACTCCGACTTCATGGGGTCGAGTTGCAGACCCCAATCCGAACTGAGACCAGCTTTAAGAGATTAGCTCACCCTCACAGGCTCGCAACCCTCTGTACCGGCCATTGTAGCATGCGTGAAGCCCAAGACATAAGGGGCATGATGATTTGACGTCATCCCCACCTTCCTCCGAGTTAACCCCGGCAGTCTCCCGTGAGTCCCCAACACAACTTGCTGGCAACACAGGACAAGGGTTGCGCTCGTTGCGGGACTTAACCCAACATCTCACGACACGAGCTGACGACAACCATGCACCACCTGTACACCACCCCAAAGGCTGCACCATCTCTGGCACATCGCAGTGTATGTCAAGCCTTGGTAAGGTTCTTCGCGTTGCATCGAATTAATCCGCATGCTCCGCCGCTTGTGCGGGCCCCCGTCAATTCCTTTGAGTTTTAGCCTTGCGGCCGTACTCCCCAGGCGGGGCACTTAATGCGTTAGCTACGGCGCAGAACCCATGGAAAAGGCCCCACACCTAGTGCCCAACGTTTACGGCGTGGACTACCAGGGTATCTAATCCTGTTCGCTACCCACGCTTTCGCTCCTCAGCGTCAGTAATGGCCCAGTAACCTGCCTTCGCCATCGGTGTTCCTCCTGATATCTGCGCATTCCACCGCTACACCAGGAATTCCAATTACCCCTACCACACTCTAGTCTGCCCGTACCCACTGCAACCCCGAAGTTAAGCCCCGGTCTTTCACAGCAGGCGCAACAAACCGCCTACGAGCTCTTTACGCCCAATAATTCCGGACAACGCTCGCGCCCTACGTATTACCGCGGCTGCTGGCACGTAGTTAGCCGGCGCTTCTTCTGCACATACCCTCAACCACAAAGGCCTTGTTCTGTACTGAAAGGAGTTTACAACCCGAAAGCCTTCATCCCCCACGCGGCGTCGCTGCATCAGACTTGCGTCCATTGTGCAATATTCCCCACTGCTGCCTCCCGTAGGAGTCTGGGCCGTATCTCAGTCCCAATGTGGCCGGTCACCCTCTCAGGCCGGCTACCCGTCGACGCCTTGGTAGGCCATCACCCCACCAACAAGCTGATAGGCCGTGAGCCCATCCCCATCCAAAAAATCTTTCCAACCCCCACCATGCGGCAGAAGCAGAATATCCGGTATTAGACCCAGTTTCCCAGGCTTATCCCAAAGACAAGGGCAGGTTACTCACGTATTACTCACCCGTTCGCCACTAATCCACCAAAACAAAAGCTTCAGCTTCATCGTTCGACTTGCATGTGTTAAGCACGCCGCCAGCGTTCGTCCTGAGCCAGGATCAAACTCTCCACAAAAAACCAAACCCACCAAGCACAAAACCCAGCAGGAAAGATCCAAACAGAAAGCCAAAACAGACTCAAAAAACCAGAAAAACTGGCAAAAAAAACTGCAACCAACCCAACCCAACAAAAAGCCAAGCCAAGCCAGCCACAACAACAACCAACCCAACCAAAAAAGGAAGAGCCAGCCATCAAAAAAACACAACATAAAAAGCTGACACACTATTGAGATATCAAACAACACACCCACATCCGAAAACATCCGTCATAACGGAAACTTCCGAAGGGAGGAAGGCTAGATTAGCATTCCCGCCGCCGCTTGTCAAAACCGGTTAAGATCCTGACGTCGAAGAGCGCAACTTGCCCCAAGAATTTGCTTCTTTGGACTTCGTTGCTCTCCGCGGCAACGAATAAATACTTTACGCACGAACGGCGTCAGCGTCAAATTCTTGTACGGTGTCGCTGGTCACAGCGATAAAACCGCGAGATTCCGCCATTTCTCCGTTTCCCGTAACTTGCGCTGCCCTGCGTTCGCGCCGCCGCCGGATTTCCTTGACACCCATGAAGGCGACGAAGATGAGACCGTCGACGAAGGCCATGGTCGGCGTCGTGGGTACATCTGCGAGCCAGGCGATGAGGAAACCGCCGACGGCCGAGGCAGCGGCAACCCCTAACGACGACGCGAGCATCACCGGCAAGCTACGTGAGAACAGGAGTGCAGTTGCGGCCGGCACCACCATGAGCGCGATGACGAGGATTGCCCCCGCCACGTTGAAAGCCGTGACAACGGTCAAGGCAACGAGAATCATGAAGACGGTATCGACGATCTTGACGGGCATACCGGAGACCACGGCAAAGTCGCGATCAAAGGTGGAGGCCTGCAGAACACGGTAGGTCACCGCCATGAAGGCCGCGTTCACCACGGCCACCCCGAGAAGGATCCACATCATCCGCGGTCCCATGTCAAACCGGCCGAGGGCAACGTGCTCGGTCTGCAGCGCCATGAGGTTGAGGTCGCCCACGAGCACCGTATCGGCGCAAATGTGCACGTTCGAAAGCCGAGTGGAGAGCAGTAACACGCCGAGCGCGAAGAGCGCGGGGTAGATTGCCCCCTGGTTGGCGTCGCCGGCGAGTAGACCCGACCCCTTAAGCCGATCTGCGCCGATCACGACGATGAGTCCGCACACCGTGGCGATGAGCGTCATGAGCGGCGAGTGTGTGCTGCCCGAGACGATCGCGCCGATGACTATCCCCGGCAGGACCGCGTGCGAGAGCGCGTCGACCAGCATGGACTGCCCACGTAGCACCAGGAAGGTACCCGGCAGGGCACAGGTGAGCGCCGTCGTGAGTGCGAGCAGAAGCACGGAAAGAATGAAGGTCATGCGACGGCCCTCCGAACCCTCGCGGCACGTCGGCGCGACATCCTCCGCGGCGAAAAGACGAGCGCAACGAGGAAGACGGCGAAGAGAATCAGGACGACGACGGGTCCCGTCGGCACGCGCCCGGCCGTGACGGAGAAATAGGCCCCGGCGAGGCCAGAAACTCCCCCGATCGCTGCAGAGCCGGCGACGAGCCCAGACATCGAAGAAGTGAACTGGCGTGCGGCGGCTGGCGGCATGATCGCGAAGGCGACCACAAGGATCATCCCCACCGCCTTGATGCCAACAACAATCGCCACAGTGGTGGTCACGATGACGAGGGCCTCCATCGTGCGTGGCTTGAAGCCCTGGACGTGTGAGGCCACCTCGTCGAAACAGTAGAGCTTGATCTCCTTCCAGAACGCCACCAGGGTCAGGAGCGCGAGGCCTCCGAGGATGGCGACGGTGACGATGTCGACCTGACGCATCGTTGCGGCGTTACCGAAAAGGTAGCTGTCTATCCCGCCGCGGTTCGGCAGGCTGGAGTGGTTGACGAGGTAGAGGCCGATCATGCCGCCGCCGTAGAAGATCGCCATGGAAATTGCCATGGCGGCGTCGACGCCGACCCGTCGGCGCGCAATCGCGTTGGTCAATAGCAGCGCAAGGATAGAGGCGATCGTTCCGCCCACCGTCAGCACGAGGATGGAGCGTCCGTCCAGGCCCAGGAGCGTGGCGAGAACGAAGGCGCCGATGACGCCGGCGAGCGAGGAGTGGCCGACGACGTCGGAGGCCAGCGACTGCCTGCGAAGGTAGAGGATCGCGCCCAGTGCGCCGGCGAGCGCCCCGATAAGGATCGTGCCGATGGCCGTGGTGCGGAAGGCGTACGTACCAAAGAATTCGGCGAGGCTCACGGGATCACCTCCGCAAGCCCGTAGGCGCGGTGGATGGTCTCAGCTGTGAAGGCATGCTCGAGCGGGCCGCTCGCCTCGACCCGGCCCTCACGCAGGAGTGTCGCGTGAGTACAAAAGTCTTTGACCGTGGCGAGGTCGTGGTGCACGACGCCGATGGCTCGCCCCTCGCCCGCAAGCGAACGCAGGACGTCGGTGATGGCCAGGGCCGAGGCGATATCGACGCCCGCGAATGGCTCATCAAGCAGGAGGAGGTCGGGCTGACCGGCGAGCGTTCGAGCGAGGAAGGTGCGCTGTTTCTGCCCACCGGACAGCTCCGAGATGTGCCGGCCCGCGAGGTCGGTGATCGACAGGCGCTCCATCGCTTCCTGCGCCAAGGCTCGCTGTGCCGGACCGGGGCGCCGTAGCCAGCCGAGCCGCCCGTATGTGCCCATGAGGACGACATCGCCGACAGTGGCTGGAAAGTCCCAGTCGACCGCCGCCACCTGCGGCATGTAGCCCACGCGGTGACGGACGGCGGACAGCGGCTGGCCGAAGAAGGCCGCCGAACCGGCCAGAGGAGGAACAAGGCCGAGCGCGGCCTTGATGAGCGTGGACTTGCCCGCGCCGTTTGGTCCCAGAATCGCCATGATCTGTCCGGCGCCTATGGACATAGTGGCGCCATGGAGCACCACGCGTCCGCGATAGCCCGCGGTCAAAGATGTGATCTCAAGGTGCATTGTTCCTCCCCTAGCTCTTGGTTGACTTGATTGCCCCGTTACTTCAGACCGGCAACGATGGCGTCGACGTTGTGCTGGAAGGCGCCTAGGTAGGTGTCGACGGGAGCCTCCACGCCAAGCGTGTCAGCGAAGAGCTCGTCGTCGGCAATCTTAACGTCCCAGCCTGCAGCTTTGACGGCGTCCTGCAGGTGCTTGATGACCTCGGGGTTCTTGAGATTGTCTGCGAAGAGGACGGGGACCTTCTTCTCGGCGATGAGTTTGGCGAGCTCGTTGATCTGGACGGCCGACATCTCGGACTCGGAGGAGACGAAATCGGTGGCGTAGATGTCGAGGTCGTAGGTGCGCCCGAGGTAGTTGAAGGCGTCGTGTCCGGTGACGAGGGTGCGGCGGTCGGCGGGGATCTTGGCGAACTCAGCCTTGGCAGCCTCGTGCATCGCTTGGATCTTGCCGTTGTACTCGGCGGCGTTGTCACGGTAGGTCTTGGCGTTGTCCGGATCGATCTGTGCGAGCTTCTCGGCGGTGGCTGTCACCACGAGCTGCCAGGCGACCGGGTCGTTCCAGATGTGCGGATCGTGGCCCTCGATCTTTCCATCCTCTTCCCACGGGAGGAGGTCGGATTCGGGGATCGCCTCGCCGGCGGGGAGCTGGCGGTCGCCGAGCTTGTCGAACTGGGCCATCATCTTGTGCTCCATGTCGTGGCTGGTCCACACCACGAGGTCCGCCTTGCCGATCTTTTCGGTGTCGGCGGTGGTCAGCTCCTGCGTGTGCGGGTCGCCGCCGGGGCCGACGAGCACGGTGAGGTCGGCGTCGGGTGCGATGTTGGTGATCGCGTCCCCAAGGTACCCGGTGGTCGCCACGATGGTGAGCTTGCCGTCCGAGTCCTTGCCGCCGGCATTATCCTGCGCGCAGGCCGTCACGGACAGCGCGAGCACCGAGGCGGTAGCGAGGCCGAGAAGTCTTTTAATAGTCATAGCCATCTTTCTCTTAGGGAACCCTTAGTGGATTCGGTACAATCAAACTACAGTTTTCGCCCTACCGCAACCTAGGACCTTCGGCCAAGCGATAGCAGGAAAAAGGCGCCGGGGAACCCCGGCGCCTTTTTCCTCGCTGCGAACCTAGATCCGGATCGCCGTCATATTCTTCTTGCCCTTGCGCAACAACACGAGCGAACCGGGCAGGACATCACTGGCCTCGATCACCCTCTCAGCATCCGCGACCTTGGCGTTGTTGATATACACGCCACCGCCGTCGATCGTTCGGCGCGCCGCACCCGCCCCCTTTTCCAGCCCGAGGGAGACGAGGATGTCCACCACGGCATCGCCAACCTTCGCCTCCGCCGAGGGAAGCTCGGCCGTCGCGTCGTGCAGCGTGCGCTC is part of the Trueperella abortisuis genome and harbors:
- a CDS encoding metal ABC transporter permease: MTFILSVLLLALTTALTCALPGTFLVLRGQSMLVDALSHAVLPGIVIGAIVSGSTHSPLMTLIATVCGLIVVIGADRLKGSGLLAGDANQGAIYPALFALGVLLLSTRLSNVHICADTVLVGDLNLMALQTEHVALGRFDMGPRMMWILLGVAVVNAAFMAVTYRVLQASTFDRDFAVVSGMPVKIVDTVFMILVALTVVTAFNVAGAILVIALMVVPAATALLFSRSLPVMLASSLGVAAASAVGGFLIAWLADVPTTPTMAFVDGLIFVAFMGVKEIRRRRERRAAQVTGNGEMAESRGFIAVTSDTVQEFDADAVRA
- a CDS encoding metal ABC transporter permease, encoding MSLAEFFGTYAFRTTAIGTILIGALAGALGAILYLRRQSLASDVVGHSSLAGVIGAFVLATLLGLDGRSILVLTVGGTIASILALLLTNAIARRRVGVDAAMAISMAIFYGGGMIGLYLVNHSSLPNRGGIDSYLFGNAATMRQVDIVTVAILGGLALLTLVAFWKEIKLYCFDEVASHVQGFKPRTMEALVIVTTTVAIVVGIKAVGMILVVAFAIMPPAAARQFTSSMSGLVAGSAAIGGVSGLAGAYFSVTAGRVPTGPVVVLILFAVFLVALVFSPRRMSRRRAARVRRAVA
- a CDS encoding metal ABC transporter ATP-binding protein, translating into MHLEITSLTAGYRGRVVLHGATMSIGAGQIMAILGPNGAGKSTLIKAALGLVPPLAGSAAFFGQPLSAVRHRVGYMPQVAAVDWDFPATVGDVVLMGTYGRLGWLRRPGPAQRALAQEAMERLSITDLAGRHISELSGGQKQRTFLARTLAGQPDLLLLDEPFAGVDIASALAITDVLRSLAGEGRAIGVVHHDLATVKDFCTHATLLREGRVEASGPLEHAFTAETIHRAYGLAEVIP
- a CDS encoding metal ABC transporter substrate-binding protein — translated: MTIKRLLGLATASVLALSVTACAQDNAGGKDSDGKLTIVATTGYLGDAITNIAPDADLTVLVGPGGDPHTQELTTADTEKIGKADLVVWTSHDMEHKMMAQFDKLGDRQLPAGEAIPESDLLPWEEDGKIEGHDPHIWNDPVAWQLVVTATAEKLAQIDPDNAKTYRDNAAEYNGKIQAMHEAAKAEFAKIPADRRTLVTGHDAFNYLGRTYDLDIYATDFVSSESEMSAVQINELAKLIAEKKVPVLFADNLKNPEVIKHLQDAVKAAGWDVKIADDELFADTLGVEAPVDTYLGAFQHNVDAIVAGLK